The sequence below is a genomic window from Methylophilus sp. DW102.
AGCGTTTGTCCGACAAAGTCGGTGGCGCTCAAATTTACCTCAAGCGCGAAGACTTGAATCACACGGGTGCGCACAAAATCAATAACACAATAGGTCAAGCCTTGTTGGCTAAACGCATGGGTAAGCCACGCGTGATTGCCGAAACCGGGGCCGGTCAACACGGCGTGGCTACAGCTACGATTGCGGCCCGTTTGGGTCTGGAATGTGTGGTCTACATGGGCTCGGAAGATGTGAAGCGCCAGGCGCCTAACGTGTTCCGCATGAAGCTGCTGGGAGCGACCGTTGTGCCTGTTGAAAGTGGCTCAAAAACGCTCAAAGATGCCTTAAACGAAGCCATGCGTGACTGGGTGACCAATATCTCGGATACGTTTTACATCATTGGTACCGTTGCCGGCCCGCATCCTTACCCGATGATGGTCAGGGACTTTCAGGCTGTGATCGGCATGGAAGCCAAACAGCAGATGCAGGAAATGCTGGGTCGCCAGCCCGATGCTGTGGTGGCCTGTGTTGGTGGTGGTTCCAACGCGATGGGGATCTTCTATCCCTATATTGATGTAGAAGGCGTACGCCTGATTGGCGTAGAGGCGGGTGGTCATGGCTTGACCACTGGCCAGCATGCCGCACCTTTGACTGCAAACAGCCCAATCGGTGTCTTACATGGCAACCGTACCTATCTGATGCAGGATGAAGACGGCAACATCATAGAAACGCATTCGATTTCTGCCGGCCTGGATTATCCCGGTGTGGGTCCTGAGCATGCCTGGTTGAAAGACATCAAGCGCGCCGAGTATGTGGCCATTACGGATGATGAAGCCATGGCTGCCTTCCATAACTTGTGCCGTACCGAAGGCATTATCCCCGCGCTGGAGTCCAGTCATGCCTTGGCTTATGCTGAAAAGTTAGCCAAAACCATGTCACCAGATCAGGTTGTGTTAGTGAACTTGTCCGGACGCGGCGACAAAGATATCAACACCGTCGCAAGCTTGGCCAATATTACATTGTGATGCGCAGCCGCCAGGGAGAAAGGCCTCTCTGGCGCATGTGCATCTTTCATTTTCTGAACCCTTAAAAACACAGATTCTTATGTCCCGTATTCAATCGGTTTTTGCCTCGCTCAAGGCGCAAAACAAAAAAGCATTGATCCCCTATATCACAGCAGGTGACCCGCACCCCGATCAGACCGTGCCTTTAATGCATGCGATGGTTGCTGCTGGCGCAGACATGATCGAGCTTGGCGTCCCTTTTTCTGATCCGATGGCGGATGGCCCCGTCATTCAGCGTGCCAGTGAGCGCGCGTTGGTGCACAAAATGGGCTTGCGTAAAGTGCTGGGCATGGTGAAGACCTTCAGGGAAACCAATCAGCAGACGCCGATTATCCTGATGGGTTACGCTAACCCCATTGAAGCCATGGGCGCTGCAGAATTTGTTGCATTGGCGCAAGCCTCAGGTGTCGATGGCGTGTTGACTGTGGATTATCCGCCTGAAGAGTGTGATACGTTCAATCAAACGCTCGCAGCTGCAGAGATAGACAGCATTTTCCTGTTGTCTCCGACGACAGAGCCTTCACGTACCGAGCTGATTGTGAAACAGGCGACTGGATTTCTTTACTACGTTTCGCTGAAGGGCGTAACTGGTGCGGCCAACCTGGATATCACTGAAGTGAAAAAACGCGTGGCTGAAATCCGTCAACAGACAAGTTTGCCCATAGGCGTTGGCTTTGGTGTGAAAGATGCGGCCACCGCGCGTGAAGTGGCCGCGATTGCCGATGCGGTGGTTGTCGGTAGCCGGATGGTGTTGGCGATTGAACAATCCGATGCGGCAAACTTGCAGGCAAATGTACAAGCCTTGGTAAAAGAATTACGTACTGCGATTGACTCTGTTTAAGCTGTGATGAACAGGTATTCAGAGATCGTCATCTATCAGTAGGAGAAGTTATGAGTTGGTTAGACAAGATTCCCCAAAAGATTAAACGTGCAGTAGGCTCGGTACAAAAGCGTAACGTGCCCGAGGGCTTGTGGCATAAATGTGATGCCTGCCAGACCGTGTTATACCGGACCGATCTGGACGCGAACTTGGAAGTCTGTCCGCAATGTGGACATCATCATCGTCTGGGCGCGCGTGATCGTTTGAACGTCTTGCTGGATGAAGCGGGACGCGTTGAAATTGGTGCCGATGTCACCCCCGTGGACGCACTCAAGTTTAAGGATAGTAAAACCTACGCCGAGCGGATGAAGGCTGCCCAGCGTGATGTCAAAGAAAAAGATGCACTGATTGTGATGCGCGGAACGATTGAAGGCGTGCCTGTCGTTGCTGCCGTGTTTGAATTTAAATTCATGGGCGGCTCTATGGGCTCCGTCGTTGGTGAGCGTTTTGTGCGTGGGGTACAAGCAGCGATCGAGCAGAAATGTGCCTTTATCTGTATCTCTGCCAGTGGCGGTGCGCGCATGCAAGAGGGCTTGCTCTCATTGATGCAAATGGCCAAAACCAGTGCGGCATTGACCAAGTTGTCCGAAGCAGGCTTGCCTTACGTATCGGTGTTGACTGACCCGACCATGGGGGGGGTTTCTGCCAGTTTTGCCATGCTCGGGGATGTGATTATCGCCGAACCGAATGCCTTGATCGGCTTTGCAGGCCCTCGTGTGATCGAACAAACAGTACGTGAAACCTTGCCAGAGGGCTTTCAGCGTGCAGAATTTTTGCTGACGCATGGTGCGATTGACATGATCGTCGACCGTCGT
It includes:
- the accD gene encoding acetyl-CoA carboxylase, carboxyltransferase subunit beta, coding for MSWLDKIPQKIKRAVGSVQKRNVPEGLWHKCDACQTVLYRTDLDANLEVCPQCGHHHRLGARDRLNVLLDEAGRVEIGADVTPVDALKFKDSKTYAERMKAAQRDVKEKDALIVMRGTIEGVPVVAAVFEFKFMGGSMGSVVGERFVRGVQAAIEQKCAFICISASGGARMQEGLLSLMQMAKTSAALTKLSEAGLPYVSVLTDPTMGGVSASFAMLGDVIIAEPNALIGFAGPRVIEQTVRETLPEGFQRAEFLLTHGAIDMIVDRREMRGKLSQVLSSLLNIAKAA
- the trpA gene encoding tryptophan synthase subunit alpha; this encodes MSRIQSVFASLKAQNKKALIPYITAGDPHPDQTVPLMHAMVAAGADMIELGVPFSDPMADGPVIQRASERALVHKMGLRKVLGMVKTFRETNQQTPIILMGYANPIEAMGAAEFVALAQASGVDGVLTVDYPPEECDTFNQTLAAAEIDSIFLLSPTTEPSRTELIVKQATGFLYYVSLKGVTGAANLDITEVKKRVAEIRQQTSLPIGVGFGVKDAATAREVAAIADAVVVGSRMVLAIEQSDAANLQANVQALVKELRTAIDSV
- the trpB gene encoding tryptophan synthase subunit beta; translation: MQVYDMPDARGHFGPFGGVFVAETLVEALEELRLMYEKYRHDPEFLAEFAYDLKHFVGRPSPIYHAKRLSDKVGGAQIYLKREDLNHTGAHKINNTIGQALLAKRMGKPRVIAETGAGQHGVATATIAARLGLECVVYMGSEDVKRQAPNVFRMKLLGATVVPVESGSKTLKDALNEAMRDWVTNISDTFYIIGTVAGPHPYPMMVRDFQAVIGMEAKQQMQEMLGRQPDAVVACVGGGSNAMGIFYPYIDVEGVRLIGVEAGGHGLTTGQHAAPLTANSPIGVLHGNRTYLMQDEDGNIIETHSISAGLDYPGVGPEHAWLKDIKRAEYVAITDDEAMAAFHNLCRTEGIIPALESSHALAYAEKLAKTMSPDQVVLVNLSGRGDKDINTVASLANITL